The window ACCCAGAGCCATGCCCAGGGGTTATCGGTTTGCCACCACTGCAGCACTCCGGCGGCCAGGCTGAGGCCGGTGATTAACAGGGCGATTCGATAGGAACGCACCTCCAGGCGATCGGCGGCGGTGATCGAGTAGGTGCCATAGACACCTTCAAAAGTTGGATCTGCGCTGGTCATCCCGACGCTGCCGTGCTGTTTACCAGTGTGCTCAGGTCGGGACCGGCTGGAACAATCCCGCCGGGATTGAGGGGGAACAATGCACCGAAGTAATCGTGTCGCCAGGCGTTGCCGTCGCAAGTTTCCGCCACGCCCGGTAGGGCGTAAAAGCGTTGTCGCCAGGCCCAGAGTTGCGGGTAGTGCCAGAGCGGGTGCCGACTGCAGCCGAACAGTGGGGTATAGACCAGCTCCCATCGGATCAAGGTGGGGAACAGCCGCACGTCAGCCAGGGTCAGTGTTGTGCCGCACAGCCATGGACCATTGGTTGCGAGGCTTTGCTCCACCGCATCGAGGGCGGCAAAGAGATCGGCTTCAGCGCGGTCGTAGGCCGCTTGGTTGCGGGCGAAACCGCAGCGGTAAACCCCATCGTTGATGGCCGGTTGCAGCAGCTGCTGCCAGGCCTGGATCTTGTCGGTTGATTCCGCCGGTGCCAGGTCAACAACCCCGTCTTGATGGGGCCAGCGGTTTAACAGGTCCACCAGTGGAGCACTGTCATTGCCCAGCAGGGTGTGGTTTTTGGGATCCACCAGCACAGGCACGGTGGCCCGGTAGCTAGGGGGGGCGCCGCAGTGCTGATACAACTCCAGCAACGTTGCGCACCCCTCCCAGGCTGGATTGAGGGCCCAGCGTCCAGCGTTGTGATCCGCCTGTGCCATCAGGAGGCTGACGCTGTCGTGCAGATGGCGCAGCTGATGCACCAGCCAGGTGCGATGGGCCCAAGGGCAACTGCGCCCGATCACCAGCAGCGGCCGTTGGCCGGCGCTGCGCTGGAGCAGGTCCGCGGGGTTCAAGGCCGGCGGGGTGAGCGGATCGCTGCTTGGTCGGATGTAATTGCCGGCCGCATCGGCTGGGCCCAGCCCACCCATGAGCCGTTGCCATTGCCATCGCCAGCTGCGACGGGCGGCCGTGACCACGACAGGTGGGATCGACATGGCGCGGTTTGGATCGCTTTCATCCTCGCTGTGACTCGTGCTTCAGTCAGAACTTGGTTCGCTGTGGTTCATGAGCAGCTGTGGCGTTCTTGTGGTGGCCGGCACCCACGGGAATGAGGTCAATGCCCCTTGGTTGCTGCAGCAGTGGCAGGCCAACCCTGATCTGATTGACGCTGCAGGTTTGGTGGTGCAGCGGGTGATCGGCAACCCGGAAGCGCTGCGCCGCCGCTGCCGTTACGTCGATCGTGACCTCAACCGCTGCTTCCTCCCGGAACAGTTGAAGCAGGGGGCCTCCGGCTTGGAGTTCCAGCGTGCTGGGGAACTCCTGCACTTGCACGGCCCCAGCGGCGAGCAGC of the Synechococcus sp. MU1617 genome contains:
- a CDS encoding glutathione S-transferase C-terminal domain-containing protein produces the protein MSIPPVVVTAARRSWRWQWQRLMGGLGPADAAGNYIRPSSDPLTPPALNPADLLQRSAGQRPLLVIGRSCPWAHRTWLVHQLRHLHDSVSLLMAQADHNAGRWALNPAWEGCATLLELYQHCGAPPSYRATVPVLVDPKNHTLLGNDSAPLVDLLNRWPHQDGVVDLAPAESTDKIQAWQQLLQPAINDGVYRCGFARNQAAYDRAEADLFAALDAVEQSLATNGPWLCGTTLTLADVRLFPTLIRWELVYTPLFGCSRHPLWHYPQLWAWRQRFYALPGVAETCDGNAWRHDYFGALFPLNPGGIVPAGPDLSTLVNSTAASG